The proteins below are encoded in one region of Bifidobacterium catenulatum DSM 16992 = JCM 1194 = LMG 11043:
- a CDS encoding glycoside-pentoside-hexuronide (GPH):cation symporter translates to MSNATAADGGARKGKLGQRIAYACGNLGQSAFYNAMSTYFVVYVTSCLFSGVDKALAAKLIGVITSLVVIIRIAEIFIDPLLGNIVDNTTTKWGRFRPWQFIGGAVSAVLLAIVFSGMFGLVNVNTTLFIVLFVITFVVLDVFYSLRDISYWGMIPALSSDSHERSAYTSLGSFTGSIGYNGITIVVIPIVTYFSYMFTGKHAESQSGWTAFGIIVMLLGILTAWTVAFGTKESTSALRAKAQKNGNPLEAFKALFQNDQLLWVALSYLLYAIANVATTGVLLFLFKFVLDNQAAFSATGVIALVAGLIMAPLYPILNKRIPRRYLYISGMISMIVAYVLLGLFSTNIVVVFIALVLFYVPGTLIQMTAILSLTDSIEYGQLKNGKRNEAVTLSVRPMLDKIGGALSNGITGFIAVAAGMTGSATAADMTPANIHTFEVCAFYVPLVLIVLSLLVFTFKVKISEKMHAEIVEQLEAKLTAGEVSDEEAKTVETVEAVNEKAKTLTE, encoded by the coding sequence ATGAGCAACGCAACAGCCGCGGACGGTGGAGCCCGCAAGGGGAAGCTCGGCCAGCGCATCGCCTACGCATGCGGTAACTTGGGTCAGTCTGCCTTCTACAACGCTATGAGTACGTACTTCGTTGTGTACGTGACCAGCTGCCTGTTCTCTGGCGTCGACAAGGCGCTGGCGGCCAAGCTCATCGGCGTCATCACCAGCCTTGTGGTGATTATCCGTATTGCAGAGATCTTCATCGACCCATTGCTGGGCAACATCGTCGACAACACCACCACCAAGTGGGGACGCTTCCGTCCCTGGCAGTTCATCGGCGGTGCTGTCTCGGCCGTGCTGCTCGCCATCGTCTTCAGCGGCATGTTCGGTCTGGTGAATGTCAACACCACGCTGTTCATCGTGCTGTTCGTCATCACCTTCGTCGTGCTCGACGTGTTCTACTCCCTGCGTGACATCTCCTACTGGGGCATGATTCCGGCGCTGTCCTCCGACTCTCATGAGCGTTCCGCCTACACCTCTCTGGGATCTTTCACCGGTTCCATCGGCTACAACGGCATCACTATCGTCGTTATCCCGATTGTCACCTACTTCAGCTACATGTTCACCGGCAAGCATGCCGAAAGCCAGAGCGGCTGGACCGCATTCGGCATCATCGTTATGCTGCTCGGCATCCTCACTGCTTGGACCGTTGCCTTCGGCACCAAGGAAAGCACCAGCGCCCTGCGCGCCAAGGCCCAGAAGAACGGCAACCCGCTCGAGGCGTTCAAGGCACTGTTCCAGAACGACCAGCTGCTGTGGGTCGCCCTGTCCTACCTGCTGTACGCCATCGCCAACGTGGCCACCACCGGCGTGCTCCTCTTCCTGTTCAAGTTCGTGCTCGACAACCAGGCTGCCTTCTCTGCGACCGGCGTCATCGCACTGGTGGCCGGCCTCATCATGGCTCCGCTGTACCCGATTCTGAACAAGCGCATCCCACGCCGCTACCTGTACATCAGTGGCATGATCTCCATGATTGTCGCTTACGTTCTGCTGGGTCTTTTCTCCACCAACATCGTCGTGGTGTTCATCGCACTGGTGCTCTTCTACGTGCCGGGCACGCTCATCCAGATGACCGCCATCCTCTCCCTGACCGACTCCATCGAATACGGCCAGCTGAAGAACGGTAAGCGTAACGAGGCCGTCACTCTGTCCGTCCGCCCGATGCTCGACAAGATCGGTGGCGCTCTGTCGAACGGCATCACCGGCTTCATCGCCGTCGCGGCAGGTATGACCGGCAGCGCCACTGCAGCCGATATGACCCCTGCGAACATCCACACCTTCGAAGTCTGCGCCTTCTATGTGCCGCTCGTTCTGATTGTGCTCAGCCTGCTGGTGTTCACCTTCAAGGTGAAGATCAGCGAGAAGATGCACGCCGAAATCGTCGAGCAGCTCGAAGCCAAGCTCACGGCCGGTGAGGTCTCCGATGAGGAAGCCAAGACGGTCGAGACGGTTGAAGCCGTCAACGAGAAGGCTAAGACTCTGACTGAGTAA
- a CDS encoding glycoside hydrolase family 2 TIM barrel-domain containing protein, which translates to MANSNRVEHASETWLTDATVFEVNRTPAHSNHKCFTHDPQSDEHSDLTQSLDGEWRVEIVQASDIDFNEEPFVAENFDDSSFCRTQVPGHLQMAGLLKNKYVNIQYPWDGHENPLEPNVPENNHVALYRRKFVVSKRLADTKESGGSVSIVFHGMATAIYVWVNGLFAGYGEDGFTPNEFDITDLLHDGENVVAVACYEYSSASWLEDQDFWRLHGLFRSVELTAQPHVHVENMQLEADWDAESGTASLDAALSVRNASDAATISATLKDSEGNVVWEASTNADANTTFASGSLQGLEPWSAENPSLYELEVNVIDQAGNIVETAVQKVGFRRFRIENGIMTLNGKRIVFKGADRHEFDAKRGRSITEQDMIDDVIFCKRHNINAIRTSHYPNQERWYDLCDEYGIYLIDETNLETHGSWCLPGDVVTAETAVPGSKAHWEGACVDRVNSMVRRDYNHPSVVIWSLGNESYTGDVFRAMYKHVHDIDPNRPVHYEGVTKNRDYDDVTDIETRMYEHADVVEEYLKNDPQKPYISCEYMHAMGNSVGNLDEYTALERYPHYQGGFIWDFIDQAIYATQPDGSTRLCYGGDFGDRPSDYEFSGNGLVFADRTPTPKAQEVKQLYSNVHIDVTDRSVSIKNDNLFISTGGYQFVLRILADGEPVWQSERRFDVPADSACTFDVEWPVDLYRANADELVLEVSQRLAEATDWAPAGYELAFGQTIVAGTKAAEDAALPADGIVTVGRWNAGVQGSGREILLSRTQGGLVSYTFDGHEFVLRRPAITTFRALTDNDRGAGHGFERAQWMVAGRYARCVDNVIEQVDEDTLKAVYTYELATPQCTKVTVGYTADTTGRLNLHVKYPGESGELPTIPAFGIEWTLPVQYSNLRFFGAGPEETYQDRKHAKLGVWSTDAFKDHAPYLMPQETGNHEEVRWAEITDENGHGLRVSRANGAAPFAVSLQPYSSFMIEEAQHQDELPAPKHIFLRVLAAQMGVGGDDSWMSPVHSQYHIPADQPISLDVNLELI; encoded by the coding sequence ATGGCAAACAGCAATCGTGTTGAGCACGCATCCGAGACGTGGCTGACCGACGCGACTGTGTTCGAAGTCAACCGCACTCCGGCACATTCCAACCACAAGTGCTTCACGCATGATCCGCAGAGTGACGAGCACTCCGATCTCACGCAAAGCCTTGACGGAGAATGGCGCGTCGAAATCGTACAGGCTTCCGACATCGACTTCAACGAAGAGCCATTCGTTGCTGAGAACTTCGATGATTCCTCTTTCTGCCGCACCCAGGTTCCGGGCCATCTGCAGATGGCAGGCCTGCTGAAGAACAAGTACGTGAATATCCAGTATCCGTGGGACGGCCACGAGAATCCGCTGGAGCCGAATGTTCCGGAAAACAATCACGTGGCGCTCTACCGCAGGAAGTTCGTTGTGTCCAAGCGTCTTGCGGACACCAAGGAGTCCGGAGGAAGCGTCTCCATCGTCTTCCATGGAATGGCAACCGCAATCTACGTATGGGTCAACGGCCTGTTCGCAGGTTACGGCGAAGACGGATTCACTCCCAACGAGTTTGATATCACCGACCTGCTGCATGACGGAGAGAACGTCGTAGCGGTCGCCTGCTACGAGTATTCCAGCGCCTCCTGGCTTGAAGACCAGGACTTCTGGCGTCTGCACGGTCTGTTCCGCTCCGTCGAACTGACGGCGCAGCCCCACGTCCATGTCGAGAACATGCAACTCGAAGCCGATTGGGACGCCGAGTCCGGCACCGCCTCTCTTGATGCCGCATTGTCCGTGCGCAACGCCTCCGATGCCGCTACCATCTCGGCCACGTTGAAGGATTCCGAAGGCAACGTGGTATGGGAGGCCTCGACCAACGCCGACGCCAATACCACGTTCGCAAGCGGTTCCTTGCAGGGCCTCGAGCCGTGGAGCGCCGAAAACCCATCTCTGTACGAACTTGAAGTCAACGTCATCGACCAGGCCGGCAACATCGTCGAAACCGCCGTTCAGAAGGTCGGCTTCCGTCGCTTCCGCATCGAAAACGGCATCATGACCCTTAACGGCAAGCGCATCGTGTTCAAGGGCGCGGACCGTCACGAGTTCGACGCCAAGCGCGGCCGTTCCATCACCGAGCAGGACATGATCGATGATGTGATTTTCTGCAAGCGTCACAACATCAACGCCATCCGCACCTCGCACTATCCGAACCAGGAACGTTGGTACGATCTGTGCGACGAGTACGGCATCTACCTGATCGATGAGACCAATCTCGAAACCCATGGCAGCTGGTGCCTGCCCGGCGACGTGGTCACCGCCGAAACCGCGGTTCCAGGAAGCAAGGCACATTGGGAAGGCGCCTGCGTCGACCGTGTCAACAGCATGGTGCGCCGCGACTACAACCACCCGAGCGTGGTCATTTGGTCTCTCGGCAACGAGTCCTACACCGGCGATGTGTTCCGTGCCATGTACAAGCACGTGCACGACATCGATCCGAACCGCCCCGTGCACTACGAGGGCGTGACGAAGAACCGCGACTACGACGACGTTACCGACATCGAAACCCGCATGTACGAGCATGCCGATGTGGTTGAGGAATATCTCAAGAACGATCCGCAGAAGCCGTACATCTCCTGCGAGTACATGCACGCAATGGGCAACTCGGTCGGCAATCTGGACGAATACACGGCACTGGAGCGCTACCCGCACTATCAGGGCGGCTTCATCTGGGACTTCATCGACCAGGCAATCTATGCCACCCAGCCGGACGGCTCCACCCGTCTGTGCTATGGCGGAGACTTCGGCGACCGTCCGAGCGATTACGAGTTCTCCGGCAACGGACTGGTCTTCGCCGACCGCACTCCCACGCCGAAGGCCCAGGAGGTCAAGCAGCTGTACTCCAACGTCCATATCGACGTGACCGATCGCTCGGTGTCCATCAAGAACGACAATCTGTTCATCTCGACCGGCGGATACCAGTTCGTGCTGCGCATCCTCGCTGACGGAGAGCCGGTGTGGCAGTCCGAGCGCCGCTTCGACGTGCCCGCCGATTCAGCATGCACGTTCGATGTCGAATGGCCGGTGGATCTCTACCGCGCCAATGCCGATGAGCTGGTGCTTGAAGTGTCCCAGCGCCTCGCCGAGGCGACCGATTGGGCTCCTGCCGGGTACGAACTCGCCTTCGGCCAGACTATTGTGGCCGGAACGAAGGCAGCCGAAGACGCGGCCCTGCCTGCGGACGGCATCGTCACTGTTGGCCGTTGGAATGCGGGTGTTCAGGGTTCCGGACGAGAGATTCTTCTTTCTCGCACCCAGGGCGGCTTGGTCTCCTACACGTTCGACGGTCACGAATTCGTGCTGCGTCGCCCGGCGATCACCACATTCCGCGCGCTGACGGACAACGATCGTGGCGCCGGCCATGGATTCGAGCGAGCCCAGTGGATGGTGGCCGGCCGTTACGCCCGTTGCGTGGACAATGTCATCGAACAGGTCGATGAAGACACGCTCAAGGCCGTATACACGTATGAGCTTGCCACGCCGCAGTGCACCAAGGTCACCGTCGGATACACCGCCGATACCACTGGCCGTCTGAACCTGCATGTGAAATATCCGGGCGAGTCCGGCGAACTGCCCACCATTCCTGCGTTTGGCATCGAATGGACTCTGCCGGTCCAGTATTCGAACCTGAGGTTCTTCGGCGCTGGTCCCGAGGAAACGTACCAGGATCGCAAGCACGCCAAGCTGGGCGTGTGGAGCACCGATGCGTTCAAGGATCATGCTCCGTATCTCATGCCGCAGGAGACAGGCAACCACGAGGAGGTCCGTTGGGCGGAGATCACCGATGAAAATGGACACGGTCTGCGAGTCAGCCGCGCGAACGGTGCCGCACCGTTCGCTGTGAGCCTGCAGCCGTATTCCAGCTTCATGATCGAAGAAGCCCAGCACCAAGACGAGTTGCCGGCTCCGAAGCACATATTCCTCCGTGTGCTCGCCGCGCAGATGGGTGTCGGAGGCGACGATTCCTGGATGTCGCCGGTCCACTCCCAGTATCACATCCCCGCCGATCAGCCGATCAGCCTCGATGTCAATCTCGAACTGATCTGA
- a CDS encoding substrate-binding domain-containing protein, whose protein sequence is MREQDRPTAIFAFNDLGAINVYRAARQHSISLPEQLSIIGFDDVYPAASMCPSLTTIRQPFDLIARQCIDLILEAWEGKVDQNYFILPTQLVERDSCASPSLL, encoded by the coding sequence ATGAGGGAGCAGGACCGACCGACCGCCATCTTCGCGTTCAACGATCTCGGCGCGATCAACGTCTATCGCGCCGCCCGACAGCACAGCATCAGCCTGCCCGAACAGTTATCGATCATCGGTTTCGACGATGTCTATCCTGCGGCAAGCATGTGTCCATCCCTGACGACCATCAGGCAGCCATTCGATCTCATCGCCAGACAATGCATCGATCTGATTCTCGAAGCGTGGGAAGGAAAGGTGGACCAGAATTACTTCATTCTTCCCACACAGCTTGTCGAACGCGACAGCTGCGCATCGCCATCACTGCTGTAA
- a CDS encoding FAD-dependent oxidoreductase — MSRDDLYDVIVVGGGPAGLTAGLYLARARYRVLILEKDDFGGQITITNEVVNYPGVGRTTGRALTQTMRQQAQDFGAEFLSAEAIGLDVHGDVKTVHTSRGDLKAFGILLATGASPRKLGFEGESEYAGRGVAYCATCDGEFFTGKEVLVVGGGFAAAEESVFLTTYASKVTVLVREQDFTCDATVAAAAKNNPKIEVRYQVELQGVTAGQGGLREAAILNRATGQTETWRPADGGTFGVFVFAGYVPATDLVRGVVELDDYGYVVTHGYLETSVPGVYAAGDLRAKNLRQVVTATADGAIAAVELERYAKRMSEKTGLMPQRPASYVYEQSTAKTNAASLDATAPAPASAKRSADAAAAANAVRKSSELFSDATRQQLNVVFGRMSRPVTLALELDDTPLSTELRGFIDALVALSGGKLKSTVVDGEYKKDDTGRAVFDVDSVLPAARPCVRMVVDGEPTGLAFHGVPSGHEFNSFVLGLYNVAGPGQPLGDDLIDRSRSITDPLDIMVLVSLTCTMCPETVLASQRIASLNPAVRAEAYDVAHFPELRDHYGAMSVPCIVITRADGTQQVEFGKKSIPQMLELVGA; from the coding sequence ATGTCTCGAGATGATTTGTACGATGTCATAGTTGTCGGCGGCGGTCCCGCTGGTCTGACGGCGGGATTGTATCTGGCCCGCGCCCGATATCGCGTGTTGATTCTCGAGAAAGACGATTTCGGCGGACAGATCACCATCACCAATGAGGTGGTCAACTATCCGGGCGTCGGTCGCACCACTGGCCGTGCGCTTACCCAGACCATGCGTCAACAGGCGCAGGACTTCGGTGCTGAATTCCTTTCCGCCGAAGCCATCGGCCTCGATGTGCATGGCGACGTCAAAACCGTGCATACCTCGCGCGGCGACTTGAAGGCTTTTGGCATTCTCCTTGCCACCGGTGCCAGCCCACGTAAACTAGGGTTCGAAGGGGAGTCTGAATACGCTGGTCGCGGTGTGGCCTACTGCGCCACCTGCGATGGCGAATTCTTCACCGGCAAGGAAGTGCTGGTGGTCGGCGGAGGGTTCGCCGCAGCCGAGGAATCCGTGTTCCTGACCACATACGCCTCCAAAGTCACCGTTCTCGTGCGGGAACAGGACTTCACTTGCGACGCCACGGTAGCCGCCGCAGCCAAAAACAATCCGAAAATCGAGGTGCGTTACCAAGTCGAGCTGCAAGGCGTCACTGCTGGGCAAGGCGGTTTACGTGAAGCTGCGATCCTGAACCGGGCCACCGGCCAGACCGAAACGTGGAGGCCTGCTGACGGTGGTACGTTCGGCGTGTTCGTGTTCGCAGGATACGTGCCCGCCACGGATTTGGTGCGCGGCGTGGTGGAGCTGGACGATTATGGTTACGTGGTCACGCATGGCTATCTTGAAACCTCGGTGCCGGGCGTGTATGCGGCCGGTGATCTGCGGGCCAAAAACCTGCGGCAAGTGGTTACTGCCACCGCTGATGGCGCTATTGCCGCGGTGGAGTTGGAACGGTACGCCAAGCGGATGAGCGAGAAGACCGGCTTGATGCCACAGCGTCCGGCCTCTTACGTCTATGAGCAGTCCACAGCGAAGACAAATGCCGCCTCGTTGGACGCCACAGCGCCCGCGCCGGCATCCGCCAAACGTAGCGCCGATGCCGCTGCCGCGGCGAACGCCGTCAGGAAGTCCAGCGAATTGTTCTCCGACGCCACCAGACAGCAGCTCAACGTGGTATTTGGCCGCATGTCTCGGCCGGTCACGCTTGCTCTAGAACTGGACGATACGCCGCTGTCCACGGAACTGCGGGGATTCATTGATGCGTTGGTCGCGTTGTCCGGCGGCAAGCTGAAATCGACGGTGGTTGATGGCGAGTACAAGAAGGACGATACGGGCCGTGCGGTGTTCGACGTTGACAGCGTGCTGCCCGCCGCGCGCCCATGTGTGCGCATGGTGGTGGACGGCGAGCCGACCGGCCTCGCCTTCCATGGTGTGCCTTCCGGCCATGAATTCAATTCGTTTGTGCTGGGTCTGTACAACGTGGCCGGTCCTGGTCAGCCGTTGGGCGATGATCTGATCGATCGGTCGCGGTCCATCACGGACCCGTTGGACATTATGGTTCTCGTCTCGCTCACCTGCACGATGTGCCCGGAGACCGTGCTCGCTTCCCAGCGTATCGCCTCGCTGAACCCGGCCGTGCGCGCCGAGGCCTACGATGTTGCGCACTTCCCCGAGCTTAGGGACCATTATGGTGCGATGAGCGTGCCCTGCATCGTCATCACACGGGCTGACGGCACACAGCAGGTTGAGTTCGGCAAGAAGAGCATTCCGCAGATGCTTGAATTGGTCGGCGCGTAA
- a CDS encoding redoxin domain-containing protein has translation MTLLQHELTDFKVNAFQNNEFHEVTKADVLGHWSLFFFYPADFTFVCPTELEDLARNYAKFKEIGCEVYSVSCDTHFVHKAWHDANEKIATIQYPMLADPTALLAKDLDTYNEVDGMAERGDFIVSPEGKVVAYEVISSNVGRNAEELLRRVQASQFVHEHGDQVCPANWTPGEDTIEPSLDLVGQL, from the coding sequence ATGACTCTTCTGCAGCATGAACTGACCGATTTTAAGGTGAACGCGTTCCAGAACAACGAGTTCCATGAGGTGACCAAGGCTGATGTACTCGGCCACTGGTCCCTGTTCTTCTTCTACCCCGCTGATTTCACCTTTGTGTGCCCTACTGAGCTTGAGGATCTGGCCCGCAACTACGCCAAGTTCAAGGAAATTGGATGCGAGGTCTACTCCGTCTCCTGCGACACCCATTTCGTGCATAAGGCATGGCATGACGCCAATGAAAAGATTGCTACGATTCAATATCCGATGCTTGCCGACCCGACCGCTCTATTGGCCAAAGATCTCGACACCTACAACGAAGTTGATGGCATGGCCGAACGCGGTGACTTCATCGTGAGCCCCGAAGGCAAGGTCGTGGCCTATGAGGTCATCTCCTCTAACGTAGGACGCAATGCCGAAGAACTACTACGCCGTGTGCAAGCCTCTCAGTTCGTCCACGAACATGGCGATCAGGTCTGCCCAGCTAACTGGACTCCGGGCGAGGACACTATCGAACCTAGCCTCGATCTTGTTGGCCAACTGTGA